In Algihabitans albus, the following are encoded in one genomic region:
- a CDS encoding enoyl-CoA hydratase/isomerase family protein, with protein MPDTTMQLPPVLSERRGAIALLTLHDPTRRNALSLPMREALHDLLEQAMTDEAVRAIVITGAEGRFCAGGDLRSMENIAPTAARLRLRRAHRLVRLIVRGEKPVIAAIEGDAAGAGLSLAAACDLVLTSEDARFIAAFDRVGLMPDLGALWTVPARTGNSAARRLLLLGEVFDGREAARCGLADKAVAPGQALSEALAVAERLAAGAPLAIAAVKAMLARAPQALDAVLDSEADNQAVLFSSRDFAEGRRAFFEKQKPQFTGC; from the coding sequence CCATGCAGCTCCCCCCCGTGCTGTCCGAGCGTCGCGGCGCGATCGCCTTGCTGACACTGCACGATCCAACCCGGCGCAACGCGCTCTCGCTGCCGATGCGCGAAGCTCTGCATGACCTGCTGGAGCAGGCCATGACCGACGAAGCCGTGCGCGCAATCGTGATCACGGGGGCGGAGGGACGTTTCTGCGCCGGTGGGGATCTGCGTTCCATGGAGAACATCGCACCAACGGCGGCTCGTCTGCGCTTGCGCCGCGCCCACCGGCTGGTGCGGCTGATCGTGCGCGGAGAAAAGCCGGTGATCGCGGCCATCGAGGGCGACGCCGCCGGCGCGGGCCTTTCGCTGGCTGCCGCGTGCGATCTGGTGCTGACATCCGAAGATGCGCGTTTTATCGCCGCCTTCGACAGGGTGGGATTGATGCCCGACCTCGGGGCACTCTGGACCGTGCCGGCGCGGACCGGCAACAGTGCGGCACGGCGCCTCCTGCTGCTCGGCGAAGTCTTCGACGGACGCGAAGCGGCGCGCTGTGGTCTGGCTGACAAGGCCGTCGCCCCGGGACAGGCTCTGTCGGAAGCCCTTGCGGTCGCCGAACGACTCGCAGCTGGAGCGCCTCTCGCGATCGCCGCCGTCAAAGCCATGTTGGCCCGGGCACCTCAAGCTCTAGATGCCGTTCTCGACAGCGAAGCTGACAATCAGGCCGTTCTGTTCTCCAGTCGGGACTTCGCCGAAGGACGCCGAGCGTTCTTCGAAAAACAGAAACCCCAGTTCACAGGGTGCTGA